A genomic stretch from Candidatus Dormiibacterota bacterium includes:
- the fliN gene encoding flagellar motor switch protein FliN produces MQQLADAMLAAAGTVLGRLVEQPAAATAATRNDHEGSIKTDGDELVTIAEIPSLGAQIVVRFPKSDMQHVVGVMLGGSEDMAEMGPMQLSIASETASQISAAMIEQLAQELGTSAEGVHAELCTDATLLPPPPFESYEGEVQVGADLTPRLSLDFAAITLSKFGLSPAQQAAPAAAPEPVAPEPPPRQSPSAARASAAVSNAQTVAFTPMQPTPVRAAQPGQANLDLVHDVPLQISAVLGKTVMPLREVVSFQSGTVFELDKLAAEPIDLYVNNILIARGEVVVVDDKYAVKISELNPQIG; encoded by the coding sequence ATGCAACAACTAGCCGATGCGATGCTGGCGGCCGCCGGCACGGTGCTCGGCCGGTTGGTGGAGCAACCCGCCGCGGCGACCGCAGCGACCCGCAACGATCACGAGGGATCGATCAAGACCGACGGTGACGAGTTGGTGACGATCGCCGAAATCCCGTCGCTGGGCGCGCAGATCGTCGTCCGCTTTCCGAAGTCCGATATGCAACACGTCGTGGGCGTGATGCTGGGCGGGAGCGAGGACATGGCCGAGATGGGGCCGATGCAGCTCTCGATCGCCTCGGAGACCGCATCTCAGATTTCAGCCGCGATGATCGAGCAACTCGCACAGGAGCTCGGAACGAGCGCGGAAGGCGTGCACGCCGAGCTCTGCACCGATGCGACGCTCTTGCCGCCGCCGCCGTTCGAATCGTACGAGGGCGAAGTGCAAGTCGGCGCCGATCTCACGCCGCGTCTGAGCTTGGATTTCGCCGCGATTACCCTCTCGAAATTCGGGCTATCCCCGGCGCAGCAAGCCGCGCCTGCGGCCGCTCCGGAACCGGTTGCTCCCGAGCCACCGCCACGCCAATCGCCGTCCGCGGCGCGGGCTTCGGCGGCGGTGAGCAATGCGCAAACGGTGGCCTTTACGCCGATGCAGCCAACCCCGGTGCGGGCGGCGCAGCCCGGGCAGGCCAACCTGGATCTCGTTCACGACGTGCCGCTGCAGATCAGCGCGGTCCTAGGAAAGACCGTGATGCCGCTGCGGGAGGTCGTTTCGTTCCAGTCCGGGACCGTATTCGAGCTCGATAAGCTCGCTGCCGAACCGATCGATCTCTATGTGAACAATATCCTGATCGCGCGTGGAGAGGTCGTCGTGGTCGATGATAAGTACGCGGTGAAGATCAGCGAACTCAATCCGCAGATCGGTTGA
- the fliQ gene encoding flagellar biosynthesis protein FliQ: MTFGDAIGLGREAVFVALVAAAPVLLLSMIVGLVVSLFQAVTQIQEPTLAFIPKIVTAGFAILFFGPFILAMLTDFMSRVFSNLPSYIR, from the coding sequence ATGACCTTCGGCGACGCGATCGGGCTCGGGCGAGAAGCGGTCTTCGTTGCGCTGGTGGCGGCAGCTCCGGTGTTGCTGCTGAGCATGATCGTCGGTTTGGTGGTCTCGCTCTTCCAGGCGGTGACCCAGATCCAAGAACCCACGCTTGCGTTCATTCCCAAGATCGTCACGGCCGGCTTTGCGATTCTGTTCTTCGGCCCGTTCATTTTGGCGATGCTGACCGATTTCATGAGCCGCGTTTTTTCGAATCTGCCTAGTTACATCAGGTAA
- the fliR gene encoding flagellar biosynthetic protein FliR, with product MVDLFGLSGAQFETFLLVFIRISTMLFVFPAISSPQVPMQVRLGLSALLAFILYRSVPLVTLAPGISELVFAVVCQVVLGLLVGFVSSFVFIGIQFAGELIDLQIGFAVANVINPTTQQQVTIIGEFELAIATLLFFVTNAHYYLIQGVAGSFNLVPLPYIHLDPSVAGNVMIFFSAAFTSAFKIAAPVAVALFVTNIAFAFMSRVAPQMNVFVVGFPIQVGVGLIMLAVTMPLLGNVAPDLFANVAYQMDVVMRGLRVH from the coding sequence GTGGTCGATCTTTTCGGCCTGAGCGGCGCGCAATTCGAAACCTTTCTTCTCGTATTCATTCGCATCAGCACGATGCTCTTCGTTTTTCCGGCGATCTCGTCGCCGCAGGTTCCCATGCAGGTGCGCCTGGGGCTGAGCGCGCTACTGGCGTTCATCCTATACCGGAGCGTTCCGCTGGTGACGCTCGCGCCCGGCATATCTGAGCTGGTGTTCGCGGTGGTCTGCCAAGTAGTCTTGGGCCTGCTCGTCGGATTCGTTTCATCGTTCGTCTTCATTGGGATTCAATTTGCGGGCGAGTTGATCGATCTCCAGATCGGATTCGCCGTAGCGAATGTGATTAATCCGACCACCCAGCAACAGGTGACGATTATCGGCGAGTTCGAGTTGGCGATCGCGACGCTGCTCTTTTTCGTGACCAACGCCCACTACTATCTGATTCAAGGCGTCGCGGGTTCGTTCAATCTGGTGCCGCTTCCGTACATCCATTTAGATCCCAGCGTGGCCGGGAACGTCATGATATTTTTCAGCGCGGCATTTACGTCGGCTTTTAAAATCGCCGCGCCGGTTGCCGTGGCGCTGTTCGTGACGAACATCGCCTTCGCGTTCATGTCGCGCGTCGCGCCGCAGATGAACGTGTTCGTGGTGGGCTTTCCGATTCAAGTGGGCGTCGGGCTGATTATGCTCGCGGTGACGATGCCGCTGCTTGGGAACGTCGCTCCCGATCTGTTCGCCAACGTGGCGTACCAGATGGACGTCGTCATGCGCGGCCTGCGCGTCCATTGA
- the flhB gene encoding flagellar biosynthesis protein FlhB, translating into MPKPEQTEKATPKRREESRKRGQVPKSQELGGAAIFLVSVFVIHGFFMQTMAGLESTATAVLSRVANHQDFTVKSVWLLFIQATGGLGFVLVLLFGVALVVGILANVLQFGFLFTMKPLAPSFGKLNPINGFKRLFSKQVVVSLAKQLIKLSAVGILIYSAVSSNLSFFDKVGQSTPATIVMLTANLIYGIAWKFGMLLVIVGLLDFAYEKWQLEQNLKMTKQEVRDEHRQAEGNPEVKGQLKRRQRESSRRRMMSAVPRATVVVTNPTHYAVALEWDEVEMDAPVVVAKGADLVAKRIRDLAREHRIPIMENPPLARTLYERVELDQSIPPNLYAAVAQVIAFVYKLKRKTIA; encoded by the coding sequence GTGCCTAAACCGGAGCAGACCGAGAAGGCCACCCCGAAACGCCGCGAGGAGTCGCGAAAGCGCGGCCAAGTTCCTAAGAGTCAGGAGCTTGGTGGCGCGGCGATTTTCCTCGTGAGCGTCTTCGTTATCCATGGCTTTTTCATGCAGACTATGGCCGGCCTTGAGTCCACGGCCACGGCCGTGCTCTCCCGGGTGGCGAACCACCAAGACTTCACCGTGAAGTCGGTCTGGTTGCTCTTTATCCAAGCGACCGGTGGGCTGGGCTTCGTCTTGGTGCTGCTCTTCGGCGTCGCACTGGTGGTGGGTATTCTGGCGAACGTGCTGCAGTTCGGTTTTCTTTTTACGATGAAGCCGCTCGCTCCGTCGTTCGGTAAACTCAACCCGATCAACGGCTTCAAGCGGCTCTTTTCCAAACAAGTCGTGGTCTCACTCGCCAAGCAGCTGATCAAGCTCTCCGCAGTCGGAATCTTGATTTACAGCGCGGTCTCCAGCAATCTCTCGTTCTTCGATAAGGTTGGGCAATCGACGCCCGCGACCATCGTCATGTTGACTGCCAATCTCATCTACGGCATCGCATGGAAATTCGGGATGCTGCTCGTGATCGTAGGTTTGCTCGATTTCGCTTACGAGAAGTGGCAGTTGGAGCAAAACCTCAAGATGACCAAGCAAGAGGTGCGAGACGAGCACCGGCAAGCCGAGGGTAACCCCGAGGTCAAGGGCCAGCTCAAGCGCCGTCAGCGCGAGAGTTCGCGCCGGCGCATGATGTCCGCGGTCCCGCGCGCGACGGTGGTGGTAACGAATCCGACGCACTATGCGGTCGCGCTCGAATGGGACGAGGTCGAGATGGACGCGCCGGTCGTCGTTGCGAAGGGCGCGGATTTAGTGGCAAAGCGGATTCGCGACCTTGCGCGGGAACATCGGATTCCGATCATGGAGAATCCTCCGCTTGCGCGCACGCTTTACGAGCGCGTCGAACTCGATCAATCCATTCCGCCCAATCTCTATGCCGCGGTAGCTCAGGTGATTGCCTTCGTGTATAAGCTCAAGCGAAAGACGATCGCATAA
- the fliM gene encoding flagellar motor switch protein FliM, which yields MSSLSQEEIDALINQLSGQGGAPAKEAIDGRRVKSFDFRFNKRLDKFSNNQLQTLRTLHENFTRLLNNSLSVYLRTRVEATIISIEQISYGDFIASIGTPSILAIYSMDPLPGSGIVQVDLNLVFSIIDRLLGGPGWFPNKLRDLTDIERTLMQRFMARMLNSYRESWNYLLTLSLKIEALDSNPQFIPRIIPLDQIVAYVSMELKVGDMAGVMNFCLPYLVLQSIGQQLTDFQWSPTVIAGRGMTEEDIAQLTRNVERADVEVEVELGKTMLSLRDLVVLREGDVVVFDKLTSEPLSARVNDKEKFRVFPGRNKDQVAVQVAQVIHSEDE from the coding sequence ATGTCGAGTCTCTCACAAGAAGAAATTGATGCGCTCATCAACCAGCTTTCGGGGCAGGGCGGAGCGCCCGCTAAAGAAGCCATCGACGGCCGGCGGGTCAAGTCGTTCGATTTCCGCTTCAACAAGCGGCTCGATAAATTTAGCAACAATCAGTTGCAGACGTTGCGGACGCTTCACGAGAATTTCACGCGCCTGCTCAACAACTCGCTCTCGGTATATTTAAGGACGCGCGTCGAAGCGACGATCATCTCGATCGAACAGATCAGCTACGGCGACTTTATCGCCTCGATCGGTACGCCTTCGATTCTGGCAATCTATTCGATGGATCCGTTGCCGGGCAGCGGTATCGTGCAGGTCGATCTCAATTTAGTATTCTCGATCATCGACCGCTTGTTGGGCGGACCGGGCTGGTTTCCGAACAAGCTTCGCGACCTCACCGATATCGAGCGAACGCTGATGCAGCGCTTCATGGCGCGCATGCTCAACAGCTACCGCGAATCGTGGAACTATCTGTTGACGCTCTCGCTTAAGATCGAGGCGCTCGATTCGAACCCGCAGTTCATCCCGCGTATTATTCCGCTCGATCAAATCGTGGCATACGTATCGATGGAATTGAAGGTTGGAGATATGGCCGGGGTGATGAACTTCTGCCTCCCGTATCTCGTGCTGCAGTCGATCGGACAACAGTTGACCGATTTCCAATGGTCGCCGACGGTGATCGCCGGACGCGGCATGACCGAGGAAGACATCGCGCAATTGACGCGCAACGTCGAACGCGCCGATGTCGAGGTCGAAGTGGAGTTGGGCAAGACGATGCTCTCGCTGCGGGATCTCGTGGTACTGCGCGAAGGCGACGTCGTGGTGTTTGACAAACTGACCAGCGAACCGCTCAGCGCCAGGGTTAACGACAAAGAGAAATTCCGCGTGTTCCCGGGGCGGAATAAAGATCAGGTGGCGGTGCAAGTAGCTCAAGTCATCCATAGCGAGGACGAATAG
- the fliP gene encoding flagellar type III secretion system pore protein FliP (The bacterial flagellar biogenesis protein FliP forms a type III secretion system (T3SS)-type pore required for flagellar assembly.) → MLPAIAAAATAPTAPTLPIPSLNIGVGAAKSPTQVVAALQILLLLTVLALAPTLLVMVTSFTRIIVVLSFVRTALGTQQTPPNQVLIGLALFLTFFTMNPVIRAVNTNALQPYMKNQISQSVALDRAAAPLRTFMFKQTREKDIQLFYSISKEPRPKAQADVPTYLLIPAFVISELKTAFEIGFAIYIPFIVIDMVVASILLSMGMMMLPPIIISLPFKILIFILVDGWNLTVAAIFQSFKQ, encoded by the coding sequence GTGTTGCCGGCGATTGCCGCTGCGGCGACGGCGCCCACCGCGCCGACCTTGCCGATTCCGTCGCTGAATATCGGCGTCGGCGCGGCCAAGAGCCCGACCCAAGTCGTGGCCGCGCTCCAGATTCTCTTGCTGCTGACGGTGCTGGCGCTGGCGCCGACGTTGCTGGTAATGGTGACGTCGTTCACGCGGATCATCGTCGTGCTCTCGTTCGTGCGCACCGCGCTCGGGACGCAGCAGACGCCCCCGAACCAGGTCCTCATCGGCCTAGCGCTGTTCCTGACGTTCTTTACGATGAACCCCGTCATCCGTGCGGTCAACACCAACGCCTTGCAGCCGTACATGAAGAACCAGATTTCGCAATCGGTGGCGCTCGATCGCGCCGCCGCTCCGTTGCGCACGTTCATGTTCAAACAGACCCGCGAGAAAGACATCCAACTGTTCTATTCGATTTCGAAAGAGCCGCGGCCGAAAGCCCAGGCCGACGTGCCGACGTATCTGTTGATACCGGCGTTCGTCATCTCCGAGCTCAAGACGGCGTTCGAGATCGGGTTCGCGATCTACATTCCGTTTATTGTCATCGATATGGTGGTTGCGAGCATCTTGCTCTCGATGGGCATGATGATGCTTCCGCCGATCATCATTTCATTACCGTTTAAAATCTTGATCTTCATTCTGGTCGACGGATGGAATTTGACCGTGGCCGCGATCTTTCAGAGTTTCAAGCAATGA
- a CDS encoding flagellar biosynthetic protein FliO, with translation MSSGFWSNYILALVVVGLMLVGLWVVVRGIARGRVLLSADRRLVTVLESTMLSQHVSLHVVKVGARYLLVGGGNAQVSTLAELPTDEVEPWLAAQRSVLGMQRSSLMDTFKTFRRKP, from the coding sequence GTGTCCAGCGGATTTTGGTCGAACTACATCCTGGCGCTGGTCGTGGTTGGGCTCATGCTCGTGGGCCTGTGGGTGGTCGTGCGCGGGATCGCGCGCGGACGCGTCCTGCTTTCGGCGGATCGGCGGCTCGTCACGGTTTTGGAATCGACGATGCTCTCGCAGCACGTTTCGCTGCACGTCGTGAAGGTGGGTGCTCGATATCTGCTGGTCGGCGGCGGCAACGCGCAGGTGAGCACGCTGGCGGAGCTTCCGACCGACGAGGTCGAGCCGTGGCTCGCCGCGCAGCGCTCGGTACTCGGGATGCAGCGCTCGTCGCTGATGGACACGTTCAAGACCTTTCGTAGGAAGCCGTGA